The Candidatus Angelobacter sp. sequence GGTGAGGTTACGGTCACTGGCAGCTTGGGGAGAACGCTACTTATTGGAATGATAAAAACATTTTAATAATTTGCGCGACGACCTTCAATAGCGTCATGAGACGCTTGATTATCCCGTCGGTTGTTTTGGGAAACGCGGCTTGGCTTTTGGTGGGCTGTAGTAAACAGATCGAGTTCGCCCAAGGCTGGTCAGTTCCAATCAAATTTGCGGAGTCCGACGACAGCTTGGGAGGAGGAGTAGAATTGTATAAATGGCATGATTCTGTGTTTGCTCTAAAGTCGCAACGCAACCGCACCGCTCTGTGTTTCTTGTTGAATTCCAGTGATAATTCCTGGTCCGAAGCGCCGTTTACCGGCGTTCCTCAAGGATATTTTTGGTCTCGGCCAGCATTGGACCAAGACAATGATAGAGCCTTCTTCGAGGGAAGTTATATGGAAGATGATCAGCTCGCGATTGCAGTGCTTGTGGGGCGGGTGGTCGCAAATGGGAGTTTAACTGTTCGGGACGCTTTAGAGAAGAAATGGATAACAAACATTAAAGCACTTTTTGGTGAAACTGGTCCAAATGTTAAACTGACCGAACCAGGCCGACGTGATTGGCCGGGTTTCGGAATTGGTATCATCAACGGCCAAGATTTCTATATTCCATATTCCTTGGGAGGGCTTGAGGTCACTTACCGTGGTAAAACTCTTTTCACTGACGGCACGAAAGGTCCTGGCAACTGCGGCGTTTTCCACTCGGTCGATTCGGGAACGACTTGGCAGATGGAAAAGATATCCGAATCACTAGGTGGACCCACATCGGTTGTTAGAACCAAGAATCGCTTCTTCTACTTCGCTACGAAAACCGTAATGAATCGAAGTGATCAATTATGGTTTAGCCAGAAATCTGAAGCTAATGGTTCGTGGGACGCTCCGAAATCAGTAATCAAATCTTACGCCAACGGTTACATCGCCGCGCCGCAAGGCGACACAGTTCATTTGTGCTGGCTGGATCGTCGGCATGAAAAAAGGAGACTGAATCTGCTTAATCCAAGTCGCGACAATTTTGAGGTGGCCTACTGCCAGCGAAAAGATTCCGATGCGAACTGGAGTAAGGACGTGATTTTGTCGGAAGGATTGCTTTACTCCTATTCGCCCACTATTTCGGTTGAAGGAGACAAAGTCGTAATTGCATGGGCTGGCGTTCAAACCGCCAAGGACTGGCACACTAACTTCGATCCGAACGACATTTTCTACGTCACGAGCAGGGACAAAGGCAGGACTTGGGCAAAGCCTCTGCGCGTTACAGACAATGTTAAAGCGGGCATCACTGCCGGCGATCCGCACGTTGTGCTTCTCAACGGAATTATTCATCTGTGCTTCATTCAAGGAAAATTGAACTTGAAGCAGGAGTCGGCTGGTTTAACCAAACTCAACCAACCTCCTTGGCCGATTTACTATCAGCAAAGACCTTTTCCCAATTGAGCTAACCACGGTTTCTGCGAATTCGATTGAGGCAACGCGAGTGCTGGCGCCGGCAACGCGGCAGGGTGGTTTTGTGGCCGATTCTTTTTTGAGTGCTGGAGTGGCAACAAGGCCTGCGACCACCTTTACGCACTTCGGACGGCAAAATCTCACGGCAGAAGTTTGCCGACCAGTTCGCTGATGACTTTCCCTTCGGCCCGGCCTGCCGCCTTGCTTTGCACCGCCTTGATGACCTGGCCCATTTGCTTCTTGGTTGTGGCTCCCGTTTCCTGGATGACGGCGCGAACAAGCTCCTCAAGCTCGGATGCGGAAAGTGGTTTGGGAAGAAACGATTCCAGAACCACGATTTCCTGCTTCTCCTTGTTGGCCAGTTCCAATCGTCCGCCTTTCTCGAATTGCTCGACCGAATCGCGGCGTTTTTTCACTTCCTTCTGGATGATGGCGATGACGTCCGGGTCGGAAAGGGAGTCCGTTTTGCGCTCGATCTGGGCGTAGCCGACGGCGGATTTCAGCAGGCGGAGTGTCGAGAGGCGGTCGGCGTCCCTGGCGAGCATGGCGGCCTTCAACTCCTGGGCGAGGCGTTCGAGCAGCGTCATGCGGTCACGGGGAGGCTTTGAGGTTGCGCAGCGCGTCACGGACCTGCGCCGCCTTTTCGTAATCCTCCTGCCGCACGGCCTCTTCGAGAGCGTGTTCGAGCTTCTCGCGTTCCGAGAGCGGGCGTTTGTTCTGAATTTCCTGGAGCCAGGATTCGAGCGAATGAATTTCTCCGCTCTGGTCGAGCAAGTCCTGGCGGGCGTGCTGCCGGTAAAAATCCCGGATCTCGTCCAGACCGTCGCGAATGGCCTCGACGGCCTCCTCGTGTTTGTTGTCGCGCAACGCCTGCATGCCCCGGGCCCGTA is a genomic window containing:
- a CDS encoding sialidase family protein: MRRLIIPSVVLGNAAWLLVGCSKQIEFAQGWSVPIKFAESDDSLGGGVELYKWHDSVFALKSQRNRTALCFLLNSSDNSWSEAPFTGVPQGYFWSRPALDQDNDRAFFEGSYMEDDQLAIAVLVGRVVANGSLTVRDALEKKWITNIKALFGETGPNVKLTEPGRRDWPGFGIGIINGQDFYIPYSLGGLEVTYRGKTLFTDGTKGPGNCGVFHSVDSGTTWQMEKISESLGGPTSVVRTKNRFFYFATKTVMNRSDQLWFSQKSEANGSWDAPKSVIKSYANGYIAAPQGDTVHLCWLDRRHEKRRLNLLNPSRDNFEVAYCQRKDSDANWSKDVILSEGLLYSYSPTISVEGDKVVIAWAGVQTAKDWHTNFDPNDIFYVTSRDKGRTWAKPLRVTDNVKAGITAGDPHVVLLNGIIHLCFIQGKLNLKQESAGLTKLNQPPWPIYYQQRPFPN
- a CDS encoding GatB/YqeY domain-containing protein; protein product: MTLLERLAQELKAAMLARDADRLSTLRLLKSAVGYAQIERKTDSLSDPDVIAIIQKEVKKRRDSVEQFEKGGRLELANKEKQEIVVLESFLPKPLSASELEELVRAVIQETGATTKKQMGQVIKAVQSKAAGRAEGKVISELVGKLLP